The following are from one region of the Lytechinus variegatus isolate NC3 chromosome 4, Lvar_3.0, whole genome shotgun sequence genome:
- the LOC121414445 gene encoding GPN-loop GTPase 2-like, translated as MAFAQVVIGPPGSGKTTYSKGMKEFLSQTGRKVTIVNLDPANDFLPYDVGVDISDLVTLSDVMEKLRLGPNGGLVYCMEYLEKNLDWLKGQLDKLKDHYFLFDCPGQVELYTHHDSVKNIVAQLQKWNFKLVSVHLVDAHYCSDPAKFISVLLTSLSTMLQMELPHVNLLSKIDLVEQYGRLPFNLDYFTEVLDLGYLLSHLEEDPFLKKFKKLNEALIGLVEDYSLVSFIPLNIQDKDSVLNAVKTIDKANGYVFGDLEERNLKALMSCAVGADFEFFKTASVQEKYMQKNPTPLDEASAAPEDMDT; from the exons ATGGCCTTTGCTCAAGTAGTAATCGGACCACCTGGATCTGGTAAGACCACCTACTCCAAGGGAATGAAGGAATTCCTCTCACAAACCGGACGCAAAGTGACCATCGTGAACCTGGACCCGGCCAACGACTTTCTCCCTTACGACGTTGGAGTGGACATCTCTGACCTTGTCACCCTCTCAGACGTCATGGAGAAGCTTCGGCTTGGACCCAATGGAGGCCTGGTCTATTGCATGGAGTATTTGGAGAAGAACCTGGACTGGTTGAAGGGCCAGTTGGATAAGTTAAAGGATCATTACTTTCTCTTTGACTGTCCTGGTCAGGTTGAGCTCTACACACATCACGATTCAGTGAAGAACATTGTCGCCCAGCTCCAGAAGTGGAATTTCAAG TTGGTGTCTGTTCATCTAGTTGATGCCCACTACTGCAGTGATCCAGCCAAGTTCATCAGTGTCCTCCTCACTTCTCTATCCACCATGCTACAAATGGAACTACCTCACGTTAATCTCCTGTCAAAGATTGACCTGGTGGAGCAGTATGGAAGATTAC cattcaaCCTGGACTACTTCACAGAGGTGTTGGATCTAGGCTACCTGCTGTCACATCTAGAAGAAGACCCGTTTCTCAAGAAGTTTAAGAAGCTGAACGAGGCCCTCATCGGTCTGGTGGAAGACTACAGTCTTGTTTCTTTCATCCCTCTCAACATTCAA GACAAGGACAGTGTGTTGAATGCCGTCAAGACGATAGACAAAGCCAATGGCTATGTCTTTGGAGATCTTGAAGAACGGAATCTAAAGGCTTTGATGTCCTGTGCTGTGGGAGCTGACTTCGAATTCTTCAA AACGGCTAGTGTCCAAGAAAAGTACATGCAGAAAAACCCTACTCCGCTGGATGAAGCCTCCGCTGCCCCTGAAGACATGGACACGTGA
- the LOC121414446 gene encoding hyaluronidase-like, translating into MNLIHFQDYYIFILTLLCCWSLQTAYSKFDRDWLKNLHSTSQDAGKNVTTIHQPRAAINTGHAPKHPGGKVINSDNIFRAIWNLANNCGDRFGIELPLSDYGIEFNSNHRCTGGNVINLFHKNQMGLFPRYVYEPGPGNKTQLIPLNGGLPQLANITKHLEKATKDIMRTIRDPKFNGVAVIDWEAWRPQWKENFDMMRIYQEKSIAHVKELHPEWDTAMVESVAMLEWEEGAKLFMESTLKLAKTLRPNTTWGFYIYPLCLLHGDTANMSCTAESMTYNNNIMWLFNERTALYPSIYLRPFHFYQKLYVRSKLQEALRVRQRSDDPQGVIMSYTRFNYSHIGLFYSLEDLNNTILQSAEFGTNGIIFWGETLDVSTAEECSQLRSYIINALGPTVMMSRKGAESCSKRICSGNGRCVGDILTCRSAGRPRDPMKAGVDQDHGENTCSCRCFRGWKGYTCSVRM; encoded by the exons ATGAATTTGATACATTTCCaagattattatatttttatcctgactttattgtgttgttggtcTTTACAGACTGCTTATTCCAAATTCGATCGCGATTGGTTGAAAAACCTTCACTCAACGTCGCAGGATGCAGGAAAAAACGTAACCACCATTCATCAACCCCGAGCGGCGATCAATACTGGTCATGCGCCGAAACATCCCGGTGGTAAAGTCATAAATAGCGACAACATTTTCCGGGCGATTTGGAATCTGGCCAACAATTGCGGAGACCGTTTCGGTATAGAATTGCCATTGTCGGATTACGGGATTGAATTTAACAGTAATCACAGATGTACTGGTGGAAATGTGATCAATTTGTTCCATAAAAATCAGATGGGACTGTTTCCACGTTATGTATATGAACCTGGGCCTGGCAATAAAACACAACTAATTCCATTGAATGGAGGATTACCACAG CTAGCAAACATAACCAAACATCTCGAGAAGGCTACAAAGGACATTATGAGGACCATTCGAGATCCAAAGTTTAATGGTGTTGCCGTCATTGACTGGGAAGCTTGGCGTCCCCAATGGAAAGAGAACTTTGACATGATGCGCATCTATCAGGAAAAGTCGATCGCGCATGTGAAAGAGCTGCATCCTGAATGGGACACTGCCATGGTTGAGTCCGTTGCTATGCTAGAGTGGGAAGAAGGTGCCAAGCTTTTCATGGAAAGCACTCTGAAATTGGCAAAGACACTGCGACCAAACACCACCTGGGGTTTCTATATATACCCTCTCTGTCTACTCCATGGAGATACAGCCAATATGAGTTGCACAGCTGAATCAATGACGTATAACAACAACATCATGTGGCTTTTCAACGAGAGAACAGCACTTTATCCATCAATTTATCTCAGACCTTTCCATTTCTATCAGAAGTTGTATGTTAGAAGTAAGTTGCAGGAGGCTTTGAGGGTCAGGCAGAGGTCCGACGATCCTCAAGGAGTTATCATGAGCTACACAAGATTCAACTACTCGCACATAGGTCTCTTCTATAGTCTG GAAGATTTGAACAACACCATCCTGCAGTCCGCCGAGTTCGGCACTAATGGCATCATATTCTGGGGTGAAACTCTGGATGTCTCGACTGCAGAGGAGTGTTCACAGCTGCGGAGCTACATCATCAATGCCTTGGGTCCTACGGTGATGATGTCACGGAAGGGGGCGGAGTCTTGCAGCAAGAGGATATGCAGTGGAAACGGAAGATGTGTCGGGGACATACTAACATGTAGGAGTGCTGGTAGACCAAGGGACCCGATGAAAGCGGGTGTAGATCAAGATCACGGAGAGAATACCTGCTCTTGTAGGTGTTTCAGGGGTTGGAAAGGTTATACTTGCAGTGTACGTATGTAA
- the LOC121414447 gene encoding uncharacterized S-adenosylmethionine-dependent methyltransferase Rv2258c-like isoform X1: protein MADKYAKETAEEFSSRIFDMLSGAFTGISIAFGVKSGLFKVLVDHHDTPMTSQEIADVAGLKERYVREWLGVMTTAFIVDLDPVTEKYHLPPHRVDSFRSGTMEGQAADCCIGIPVVSDVFRTMLKVIKKDGPRGMEFSMAPNYHEFNDSYGLPWFNHCFVQDFIPSQPEIKSKLESGIRMLDVGCGHGAAIKKLAESFPNSHFVGLDVDQNTVDWSNKEAESSALKNLEYVCSDATAMPKDWTSSFDYVFFFNLLHDTPRPDLIIDEAKRVMKKSGIISVIEMDGKSKQCENLDNPSASFNYTDSLFYCLPMSYNNPDSVALGAMWGKDRIREFLERKGLKIKDESILPMMPQVHFLSELM, encoded by the exons ATGGCGGACAAATATGCCAAAGAGACGGCGGAGGAGTTTTCCTCCCGAATTTTTGACATGCTGAGCGGAGCATTCACTGGGATTTCGATTGCATTTGGGGTCAAGAGCGGTCTTTTTAAAGTCTTGGTCGATCACCACGACACACCAATGACTTCACAGGAAATAGCTGATGTAGCTGGCCTAAAGGAGAG GTATGTTCGGGAGTGGTTGGGCGTGATGACCACGGCCTTCATCGTCGATCTCGACCCTGTGACAGAGAAATATCATCTACCACCTCATCGTGTAGACAGCTTTCGGTCAGGAACTATGGAAGGCCAGGCCGCTGATTGCTGCATTGGGATACCTGTCGTCAGTGACGTCTTCCGCACGATGCTTAAAGTCATTAAAAAGGACGGACCACGAG GAATGGAATTTTCGATGGCGCCAAACTACCATGAATTCAACGATAGTTACGGCTTACCGTGGTTCAATCACTGTTTCGTCCAGGACTTTATTCCATCCCAACCGGAGATCAAGTCAAAATTAG AGAGTGGAATTCGGATGCTTGACGTCGGCTGCGGTCACGGTGCTGCGATCAAAAAGCTCGCCGAAAGTTTCCCAAACAGTCATTTTGTAGGTCTTGATGTTGATCAAAATACAGTTGATTGGTCAAACAAAGAAGCTGAATCATCAGCACTAAAGAACCTGGAGTACGTCTGCAGCGACGCCACTGCGATGCCTAAGGACTGGACCTCGTCGTTCGATTACGTTTTCTTCTTTAATCTCCTTCATGATACACCACGACCAGACCTGATCATTGACGAGGCCAAGAGAGTGATGAAGAAGTCAGGAATCATATCTGTGATTGAGATGGATGGCAAATCGAAGCAATGCGAAAACCTTGATAACCCTAGTGCTTCGTTCAACTACACCGACAGCTTATTCTACTGTCTACCCATGTCCTACAACAACCCTGATTCCGTGGCCCTTGGTGCTATGTGGGGCAAGGACCGCATACGAGAGTTTCTGGAACGGAAAGGTCTCAAAATCAAAGATGAAAGCATTCTTCCTATGATGCCGCAGGTTCACTTCCTGTCAGAATTGATGTAA
- the LOC121414447 gene encoding uncharacterized protein LOC121414447 isoform X2, which translates to MTTAFIVDLDPVTEKYHLPPHRVDSFRSGTMEGQAADCCIGIPVVSDVFRTMLKVIKKDGPRGMEFSMAPNYHEFNDSYGLPWFNHCFVQDFIPSQPEIKSKLESGIRMLDVGCGHGAAIKKLAESFPNSHFVGLDVDQNTVDWSNKEAESSALKNLEYVCSDATAMPKDWTSSFDYVFFFNLLHDTPRPDLIIDEAKRVMKKSGIISVIEMDGKSKQCENLDNPSASFNYTDSLFYCLPMSYNNPDSVALGAMWGKDRIREFLERKGLKIKDESILPMMPQVHFLSELM; encoded by the exons ATGACCACGGCCTTCATCGTCGATCTCGACCCTGTGACAGAGAAATATCATCTACCACCTCATCGTGTAGACAGCTTTCGGTCAGGAACTATGGAAGGCCAGGCCGCTGATTGCTGCATTGGGATACCTGTCGTCAGTGACGTCTTCCGCACGATGCTTAAAGTCATTAAAAAGGACGGACCACGAG GAATGGAATTTTCGATGGCGCCAAACTACCATGAATTCAACGATAGTTACGGCTTACCGTGGTTCAATCACTGTTTCGTCCAGGACTTTATTCCATCCCAACCGGAGATCAAGTCAAAATTAG AGAGTGGAATTCGGATGCTTGACGTCGGCTGCGGTCACGGTGCTGCGATCAAAAAGCTCGCCGAAAGTTTCCCAAACAGTCATTTTGTAGGTCTTGATGTTGATCAAAATACAGTTGATTGGTCAAACAAAGAAGCTGAATCATCAGCACTAAAGAACCTGGAGTACGTCTGCAGCGACGCCACTGCGATGCCTAAGGACTGGACCTCGTCGTTCGATTACGTTTTCTTCTTTAATCTCCTTCATGATACACCACGACCAGACCTGATCATTGACGAGGCCAAGAGAGTGATGAAGAAGTCAGGAATCATATCTGTGATTGAGATGGATGGCAAATCGAAGCAATGCGAAAACCTTGATAACCCTAGTGCTTCGTTCAACTACACCGACAGCTTATTCTACTGTCTACCCATGTCCTACAACAACCCTGATTCCGTGGCCCTTGGTGCTATGTGGGGCAAGGACCGCATACGAGAGTTTCTGGAACGGAAAGGTCTCAAAATCAAAGATGAAAGCATTCTTCCTATGATGCCGCAGGTTCACTTCCTGTCAGAATTGATGTAA